In one Mucilaginibacter ginsenosidivorax genomic region, the following are encoded:
- a CDS encoding dihydrodipicolinate synthase family protein, which translates to MITFDWKGVFPAVTTKFTDNDELDFDAFDVNLAAQLEAGVDGFILGGSLGEASVLTDDEKFALLKHTIEYVDGKVPVILNIAEQTTKAAVACAKRAFDTGADGLMLLPPMRYNSEERETLAYIGAVAESTELPIMIYNNPVDYKIEVTLDMFEKLAVYKNIQAVKESTRNVSNVTKMFNRFGNRYAIFTGVDPLAMESLVMGADGWVAGLVDAFPKETVAIYRLVKAGRIAEALTIYRWFLPVLELDIHPKLVQYIKLAEVATGIGTENVRAPRLPLIGEERTKVLKIINDALAVRPELPVGSWGKLTEVEA; encoded by the coding sequence ATGATAACTTTTGACTGGAAAGGCGTATTCCCTGCGGTAACCACCAAGTTCACCGATAACGACGAATTAGATTTTGATGCTTTTGATGTTAACCTTGCCGCACAGCTTGAAGCTGGTGTCGACGGGTTTATTTTAGGCGGTTCATTAGGCGAGGCCAGTGTGCTTACCGATGATGAAAAGTTTGCGTTATTAAAACACACTATTGAATATGTTGATGGTAAGGTGCCGGTAATATTAAATATTGCTGAGCAAACCACTAAAGCAGCTGTAGCCTGTGCTAAAAGAGCTTTTGATACAGGTGCCGATGGTTTAATGCTATTGCCGCCAATGCGCTATAACAGCGAAGAACGCGAAACTTTGGCTTACATAGGCGCAGTTGCCGAAAGTACCGAACTGCCTATCATGATATACAACAATCCTGTTGATTATAAAATTGAAGTTACACTGGATATGTTTGAAAAACTGGCGGTTTATAAAAACATCCAGGCGGTAAAAGAATCAACCCGTAATGTATCAAACGTTACCAAAATGTTTAACCGTTTTGGCAACCGCTACGCCATATTTACCGGTGTTGATCCACTGGCTATGGAAAGCCTTGTAATGGGTGCCGATGGCTGGGTAGCAGGTTTGGTTGATGCCTTCCCTAAAGAAACGGTAGCTATCTATCGTTTGGTAAAAGCCGGCAGAATTGCCGAAGCTTTAACCATTTACCGTTGGTTTTTGCCGGTATTGGAATTAGATATTCATCCAAAACTGGTTCAGTATATTAAACTGGCCGAAGTTGCAACAGGTATTGGTACCGAAAATGTGCGCGCGCCACGTTTACCGTTAATTGGCGAAGAACGCACCAAAGTGTTAAAGATCATTAATGATGCATTAGCCGTTCGCCCGGAACTACCTGTTGGCAGCTGGGGTAAACTAACCGAAGTTGAAGCTTAA
- a CDS encoding 4-hydroxyproline epimerase, with protein sequence MSSKTFFCIDAHTCGNPVRVVAGGGPTLKGDNMSQKRQHFLKEYDWIRTGLMFEPRGHDMMSGSILFPPHDPANDVAVLFIETSGCLPMCGHGTIGTITIAIEEGLIQPKIPGIVRMEAPAGLVLIEYKQEGKKVTSVKLRNVAAYLAATNLEVECPDLGMLTIDVSYGGNYYAIVDPQPNFAGLENYTAGQLIAWSQVLRKRINEKYKFVHPQDPTINTCTHILWAGATLDSTSTARNAVFYGDKAIDRSPCGTGTSARMAQWYAKGKLKVGEPFIHESIIGSKFTGKVEDVVKIGELDAIIPSVEGWAKVYGYNTIKIDDDDPYAHGFQVI encoded by the coding sequence ATGAGTAGTAAAACATTTTTTTGTATAGATGCGCACACCTGCGGTAACCCCGTTAGGGTAGTGGCAGGTGGCGGCCCAACGCTTAAGGGCGATAACATGAGCCAGAAGCGCCAGCACTTTTTAAAAGAGTACGACTGGATACGCACCGGGCTGATGTTTGAGCCAAGAGGGCATGATATGATGTCGGGAAGTATCTTGTTTCCGCCTCATGATCCGGCAAATGATGTGGCCGTTTTATTTATTGAAACCAGTGGCTGCCTGCCCATGTGCGGACATGGTACTATTGGTACCATCACCATTGCTATTGAAGAGGGGCTTATTCAGCCTAAAATACCCGGCATAGTACGTATGGAAGCGCCGGCCGGCCTTGTTTTAATAGAATATAAGCAGGAAGGTAAAAAAGTCACTTCGGTTAAACTCAGGAACGTGGCCGCCTATCTTGCCGCTACCAACCTGGAAGTTGAGTGCCCCGATCTGGGTATGCTAACCATCGATGTATCTTATGGCGGTAATTACTATGCCATTGTTGATCCGCAGCCAAATTTTGCCGGGCTTGAAAATTATACCGCCGGGCAGCTGATAGCCTGGAGCCAGGTATTACGCAAGCGCATTAACGAAAAATATAAATTCGTTCACCCGCAGGATCCTACCATAAATACATGTACCCATATCCTTTGGGCGGGCGCAACGTTAGATAGTACATCTACCGCCCGTAACGCCGTATTTTATGGCGATAAGGCCATTGACAGGTCGCCATGCGGCACCGGTACATCTGCACGTATGGCACAATGGTATGCCAAAGGCAAGCTGAAAGTTGGCGAGCCTTTTATCCACGAAAGTATTATCGGTAGTAAATTCACAGGCAAGGTTGAAGATGTAGTGAAAATTGGCGAACTGGATGCCATTATTCCGAGTGTTGAAGGCTGGGCAAAAGTTTATGGTTACAATACCATCAAAATAGATGATGACGATCCGTATGCACATGGTTTCCAGGTGATATAA
- a CDS encoding NAD(P)/FAD-dependent oxidoreductase, with the protein MAKVLIIGGGIVGLSSAYYLQKAGHQVTVLDKGDLTDSCSFGNAGMIVPSHFIPLATPGMVSQGIKWMFNSKSPFYVKPSFNPQLISWGLKFLQKANAGHVERSATPLTELSLLSKKLYEDLSKEPEFDFDLVEKGILMFYKTEKAGEEEAHLAEKGRELGLDMAVLSPADCVKLQPNLELDVLGAVHYRCDAHLSPNKLMAAMVKYLRGAGVNLITNKEVTKIETVAGKVTRVLSYNEEFKADEYIVAGGSWSPAIGKLLGVKILLMPGKGYSFNVKEQVPSMQIPALLAEARVAITPMNGGLRYGGTMELDKINNRINMNRVKGIVESVPKYFPGLKPAVPAEKDIWFGFRPSSADGLPYIGRSNKFGNLVIATGHGMMGLSLGAATGLLVQEVISGTKNSIDIEAFAPDRS; encoded by the coding sequence ATGGCAAAAGTGCTGATCATAGGTGGCGGAATTGTAGGTTTAAGTTCCGCATATTATTTACAAAAGGCCGGGCACCAGGTTACCGTGTTGGATAAAGGCGATCTGACTGATAGCTGCTCGTTCGGCAATGCGGGTATGATAGTGCCCAGTCACTTTATTCCGTTGGCGACTCCTGGTATGGTTTCGCAGGGCATAAAATGGATGTTTAATAGTAAGAGCCCGTTTTATGTAAAGCCATCGTTTAATCCGCAACTTATTTCCTGGGGACTAAAGTTTCTTCAAAAAGCAAATGCAGGGCACGTAGAGCGGTCTGCAACACCGTTAACCGAACTTTCTTTACTAAGCAAAAAGCTCTATGAAGATTTGAGTAAAGAACCGGAATTTGATTTCGACCTGGTTGAAAAGGGGATCCTGATGTTTTACAAAACCGAAAAGGCAGGCGAAGAAGAAGCTCACCTGGCCGAAAAGGGCCGCGAACTGGGTTTGGATATGGCCGTGCTTAGCCCGGCTGATTGTGTTAAGCTGCAGCCCAACCTGGAGCTTGACGTATTAGGCGCGGTACACTATCGTTGCGATGCACACCTATCGCCAAATAAGCTGATGGCGGCGATGGTAAAATACCTCAGAGGCGCCGGGGTAAATCTTATTACGAATAAAGAGGTTACTAAAATAGAAACTGTTGCAGGTAAAGTAACGAGGGTTTTATCGTACAATGAAGAATTTAAAGCCGATGAATATATTGTTGCGGGGGGCTCCTGGTCGCCGGCGATAGGTAAATTGTTGGGAGTTAAAATATTACTGATGCCGGGTAAAGGCTATTCTTTTAATGTGAAAGAACAAGTTCCATCCATGCAGATTCCGGCATTGCTGGCAGAAGCACGTGTAGCCATCACCCCCATGAATGGCGGCCTGCGCTACGGAGGCACTATGGAACTTGATAAAATCAACAACCGCATCAACATGAACCGCGTGAAGGGTATTGTTGAATCGGTACCTAAGTATTTCCCCGGCTTGAAACCAGCTGTGCCTGCCGAAAAAGATATCTGGTTTGGTTTCCGGCCGTCATCTGCTGATGGCTTGCCCTATATCGGCAGGAGCAATAAATTCGGCAACCTTGTTATAGCAACCGGGCATGGCATGATGGGCCTGAGTTTAGGAGCAGCTACAGGGTTATTGGTACAGGAGGTAATTTCGGGTACAAAAAACAGTATTGATATTGAGGCTTTTGCACCGGATAGAAGTTAG
- a CDS encoding REP-associated tyrosine transposase — protein MSLSHKFRNQEKLYFATFTTVRWVDVFTRIAYKEILVDSFKFCMEKKGLEIYAWVIMSNHVHLIMGTKGKPMQDILRDFKTHTSKAIIKAIQDNPQESRKDWLLWMFAKEGNFNPNNKNNQFWQQGNHPIELTDNLIIDQKLEYIHFNPVAAGWVDTPEHYLYSSARDYAGIKGLLDIQLIC, from the coding sequence ATGAGCCTTAGCCATAAATTTCGCAACCAGGAAAAACTTTATTTCGCAACTTTTACCACCGTAAGATGGGTGGATGTTTTTACCCGTATTGCTTACAAAGAAATACTTGTTGATAGTTTTAAGTTTTGCATGGAAAAGAAGGGCCTGGAAATTTACGCATGGGTTATTATGAGTAACCATGTGCATCTTATTATGGGAACCAAAGGCAAACCAATGCAAGACATCTTGCGGGATTTTAAAACACATACTTCAAAAGCGATCATCAAGGCTATTCAGGACAACCCGCAGGAAAGCCGTAAAGACTGGTTGCTTTGGATGTTTGCCAAGGAAGGTAACTTTAATCCTAACAATAAAAACAACCAGTTTTGGCAGCAAGGTAATCATCCAATAGAATTGACCGATAACCTTATTATTGATCAGAAATTGGAATATATTCATTTTAACCCGGTTGCAGCAGGCTGGGTAGATACGCCCGAACATTATTTATATAGCAGCGCACGTGATTATGCCGGAATTAAGGGCTTGTTGGATATTCAATTGATTTGTTAG